The genome window TACTCAAAGCAAAATCTTTTATAATATTCTTATAAGTATAGTTTTCCGGGAGCTTAGCTGCCTGCTCACAGCGTTCATTATCGTTGCCCGCTCTGGAACTGCTATTTCTACAGAACTGGGGAATATGACTATTAATCATGAAATTGAGGCATTGCTTTCCTTCGGGGTTTCACCCATTACGTATCTTGTAGTCCCGCGTGTTTTGGGAGTTGTGGCCGCCATGGTGATTCTCTCCATATATTTCAACGTTGCTGCCGTATTAAGCTGCTGGGCACTGAGCAGTATGTTTGTGCCGGTATCGCTCGATGATTTTCTTATGTACGTTTTTGCTGAATTAAGCATTACTGATCTTATTTCAGGTGTTGTCAAATCAGTTGTATTCGGATTGGTCATTTCCTTAATTTCTACGTATCAGGGCTTGCAGGTTAAAATTGCCACAACCGAGGTGCCGCAAAGAACTATCAAAGCTGTGGTTCTTTCTCTAACCTGGATAATCATCCTTGATGTTTTGTTAACCATTCTGTTCTTCTTTACGGTCTGAGATGAGTCTGGTATCACTTGAAAGTGTTCATTATATTTCGGACCGGTATGAAGTAAAAGATCTGAGTATGCAGTTTGAAAAGGGGAAACTGTATGGATTTCTCGCTCCTCCTGATGAACCGGTGAATGAATTACTAAAGCTTATTTCAGGAATTGTGCAGCCGGATGAAGGAGCGGTGCGGTTTAACAATACTGACATGAATTTAGGAACGCTTTATAATCTGAGGGAGATCAGGAAAAAGATTTCTTATATATTTGAAAGGGGATCACTGCTTGCTAATCTGTCAATTCTGGAAAATCTGCTTCTCCCGTATGA of Ignavibacteriales bacterium contains these proteins:
- a CDS encoding ABC transporter permease; translation: MTGFMVSYFKRKGDGLFETFRYIFEVFSDLVTFRKQTQISAIVFFRQILFTGFDALSIIVLIAAAIGGIMVIEGNSVLPGFTQSKIFYNILISIVFRELSCLLTAFIIVARSGTAISTELGNMTINHEIEALLSFGVSPITYLVVPRVLGVVAAMVILSIYFNVAAVLSCWALSSMFVPVSLDDFLMYVFAELSITDLISGVVKSVVFGLVISLISTYQGLQVKIATTEVPQRTIKAVVLSLTWIIILDVLLTILFFFTV